The Cynocephalus volans isolate mCynVol1 chromosome 1, mCynVol1.pri, whole genome shotgun sequence region AGCTCAGATAACTACCAATCTTTATAAAATCTAACAGACTACATAGTGTCTGAAATACTATTTATATAATATAGACATTACTGAAGTAGCAAGTGCCTATAACATTTTCAACCTAGAATCAACATGCTTGTCCcttttttatgtagtttttttttttttttgcaaacacAATTATCTTTTagaatttgtaatatttattcataaataggcacaaaataatttaaaaagccaaactGCATTGGGTAAATTTACAAGCCTTTGCCTTCTTCAACTCATGCCACCCACGCAACATTTAGTTTTACGATATATTACAGCTTTCTTTACAGCAGAAAACTTTGAAGTCTTGTTAAAGGGCAATACTTGTGGGTCCCcttaaactgtgtgtgtgtgtgtgtgtgtgtgtgtgtgtgtgtgtgtgtgtgtgtgtgtgtgtgtgtattatgtcTTAACTGCAACAACCAAGCATGACCAGATATTTCCCACCACACATTAGCAATCTTTCTTGTGAacaataaattgatttttaaactgataataaaaagtttatacCACTGTACTGTGTGTAGTCCGTGTTCTAAATTCAGGATGCCCCGGAGCCAAAATGCCCTTTCAGGTTCTGCCTGCAGGTTAGGAAATagcaacagtttttgtttgtttgttttctttagggATCAAGGGGTTGGGGGGTTACAGAATGGGGGGAACAGCTTGAGCTGAGACAGCTCAGGGGGCTATCTCTGCCCGTGTGACTTGCCCCCTCTAAACAGTTTTAGTTCTCTTTCCAGTTCCTTTGAAGTGCATGGGAGGAGGTCTTAGAAAGGTAAAGTGtccagaaaaagtttgtcaattaTTGCTGGCGGTGGTACCAAGTCTTCCAGTTTCAGGTAGAAAATGCGCTGTAGACCCTGTGTGCAAAGGGTACGGAGTTCTGGGAGCTTCCCCAACAGTTTGGACAAATAGTTGGGGCGGTTCAACCCCCCATTATTGAAAGTCACATGGTCTTTGAGACAATTTACAATCTTGTTTTGTAGTTCTTCCACTCTCTTGGGTTCCTTGAGCCCGTGTCTCTCTGCAGAAAAtacaatcagaaacaaaagaagaatgCACAAGGCAGTTAGCTAGCTTTTAGGTCCAAGGAGGAGCTGTGACAAGGAAAAGCCAGGATAAATCCCGCTGGGCAGTTCTGAAGGGAAAGTGCCCTGAGCCTGCAGTACTGACCTGTAACCATAGCCAGGGCAGCAATGCAGGAGAAGGCAGAAATGTCGATGTTCATATTCTGCAAGTTGGAGGAGAATTCAACAATGGAATCAATCCATTCCCCAAAGCCACGCACGCATTGCAACCTGTGCAAGACCACCCCATTGCAAAAGATGAGTTTACCCTCCACTGGGTTGGACCTGCAATTAATaccaaagagagagaggggagaaaaagagagagagagaagctaaaCAACTAATTACTTGAAGGGCAATAAATGAGGGATTTAAGAGGCACCTAATTACTGAAGAGTTAATAAAATGTAGACCAGTGGACCTTGAAAGGGTTTAATTTCATAACAATCAAGAACGCCCCCCATACCACCTCCATTCCATTCATCCAAGGCTTCTGGACtcactccttcccttctcttccttttgtctttaatcttttccttccttttatccccctctttcatttcctatctgtccttttctcttttctttttgctttcctccctttcttttcctttcttgattCCTCTCCACCCTCCTCCCTGGATTGCTTCCTCCCTCATTACCTGTAAGCTAATCGCAGGACAAACAGTTCTAAGAAAGCTGATTCAAAAAGCAGGTCCTGGTCAGCCTTCGGTAGGTCAGCAAAGCCGGGGATCTTCTCTGCCCAGCCTCTGATGATCTCCATGGAGCCAGTCAGGAGATCATAGAATTGCTGGATATGCTGGGTGTCATCTCCACTCATCTGATAGTCAGGGTTTGCCTGGAACtggaatttcattttaaaaagcacttaatGAGGTTCTGTAAAATATATAACCCGTGAAATTGCTAACCCCGTTTCTAGTAGGGGAGCCAGGTTTTTATAACAATTAAACCTCTCTCTGACCAGTAAGGAAATTAGATGTTCCGGGGCAATTAATTCAATTAGGGATGGTGCTATGAGGTCGCtgctttaaatatgtaaattaccATTTCCATACAGACTAAATACAGTGTGATCCAGCCCTGGGAAACGTTCACTCTTATCTCCACAAAACAATTGACACGTTAGTATTCATGCTAGTCCCAGAGTGGGTCTCAAGCTGAAACGCCCTTTGCAAATCTTAATAAAACTGCAGTTGCTTTTAGGTTTGCCCAACATACTTCCTCCAATTAAAGCTTGCACTTTTTTCACAGCTGGAGTAAAAAAAGGAATCTGACCATCTGATTCCCCCACCTCACTGCCATTCCTTGCACCTGACCCCCACGCAGGCCCCACATCCTTTACCCAGATAGTGCCAGAAAGGGTGAGGATTAAAGCATCTCTATGGAGGACTGGAGATAAAGTAGACCTGAGTAGATTTTGCACAGCCTCTGGCTTTTGTATTAAAAGCATTGCTGTGTATGGTGGTAgtgggagcaggggtggggggtggagtaGTGGGGGTTCATAGAGATTTGACTCCTGTGGCatgtcctctcctccttcctccgcCCTGTTCTCATGTCTACACCCCCAGCTAGAGGATTGTCATGTCCTGTGGCTCTGCCCAGAGCTGTGAGGCATATAGCCTTGCTTGCCTCCTTTACCCCTTGGGTGTGGGGGTTAGTTGTAGGTGTGGGGAAGGGGTCCTGCCCATCGGTTGGTTTGTCCGCATGATACCCCCCCGCCAGCTTCTTACCCTGGAATAGTCCAGGCTGGTCATAGCCGGGTTGGAGTCGACATGGGCCCTGACGAGGGCACTGATCAGACTCACCGGGGGCGAGGGGGGAGAGGGCTCCTGTGGGCTCTTCGGTTTCGAGGGCAAACGACCTCTCCGGCCTTTTAAACTGTCCGTGCGAACCACTGCAAAGGAACAGCCCTGTTAGCGACGCTCCCCGGAGCCCAGGCCCAGCTGCTGCCTCGGCCACTCCCCCGGGAAGTTCGCAGCCGCGGGGCGCCCGGCTGGGCAGCTCAGGGCCCATTGCTTGTAAAGCCCTTACTgacaaaaagcattaaaaatgctGGGTTATTTTATGTCTTCCACCAAATGGGTCATATAGTTGAAGACGAGAAGGGCCTGGCGGCTTTCTCTAGGGGAGGCTGGGCAGGCAGGCAGCTGAGGGGGCCTGGAGGCCAAACAGAAGGATGGGGGGGACCGAAGACCCCCGGCTCTGAGAAATGGAAATTGGGACTGAGGTCCAGCAGTAGTTTCCCCCGGGCGCAGACTGGTCACTTGCCCCGACCTACCTTCTTTGACCATCCCAACAGCTAGGCACTTCTGAAATCGGCAGTACTGACAGCGATTCCGGCGCCTCTTGTCCACTGGGcagtttttatttgctaaacaCACGTATTTCGCGTTTTTTTGCACCGTGCGCTGCAAAAGGAGACAACACAGGccgaaaattatttttttttttctcttgaaaatccAGCAACCTGGAGGTAATTTCTAAATGGCTGGGATATATGTTCCCTCCCCACAAACAAACACGTACAcacaatttctttccttttccttttccttttctctttcttttctttttcctcccccagGGCATTTAACAGAAGGAAAATTGATAGCGTTAACATTTGAGCTAACCTTGCCGCTCCTTGCTGTGTTTTATATGccaagagaaggagaaggagacgCTCAGTAAATACAAATCCGTGGGCATTCATATTATTTACATTCCTTGGAGACCTTCTCTATTTAAAATGATAAGATTATTCAATCAGGATGGCGAAATAAAGAGATCACTTAATTTGACCATAGGGAATTCTGTTCCACTTGGTTAGCTCAGACACGGTTCTCTGTCCTAACCAATTTCATTCTGAACAGGGAAGACAGCTCCTAGCACATGCAAATGACCCTCTTCCAACTCTGGCTCCAGCAACTTCTGGCGGGGGCCCGCCGGGTCGGCTGCGTGCAGGGGATGCGACCCCGGGTCTCCCTGTCTTCCTGCTTCTTTTTCTCAGACAACCCCAAAGCCCTGCCAAAACCCGTGGGCGGCTGCAGGGCGGCCTTGGAAGACCCCGAAGTTTTGAGCACTTCAGGGCGAGCTCGGGCTGGGCTTCCGGCACCAAAGGGAAGGGGACTCTCACGGGTCCCGGGCACTAGGGGGCCGTTAGGTGCCTCCTCCACCCCCGCCCTTGCTCACCTTAAAAAAGCCTTTGCAGCCCTCACAGGTGCGCACGCCGTAGTGCTGGCAAGCCGCGTTGTCGCCGCACACCGCGCACAGCCCCTCGTTGGAGGGGGAGCCCCGAGATGGCGGCGAGGGCACCTGCGTGTCGAGCAGCTGCGACGCGTGGCCGATCTGCAGGCCCGGGAAGCCCATGGAAGTGGGCTTGCGAATGGGGTTGGGCACAGCGAAGGTCTGCCCGTCCACCACGTGGTGGCTGCCCGCCGGCTCCGGGTTCATGGGGACGTGAAGGGGCCCGTCGAAGCGCATCTGGCAGCTAGACACCGGGGTACCCGGGGGCGACTGCTtaaaggagaagagggagaggcgGGAGACGGGTGTTTTCCTCTGCTCGATCATGTGTGTAGTGGCCACGTAGTTCTGGTGGAAGTTATGGAGAGACCCCGGGTCGTCCCACATGGGGCTGTGCTGCACCTGGAAGCCCGGGGTAGTAGGCGTCGGGGGAGAGGAGGGCTTGTAGTAAACCGACCCGGAGTGCGGCATCATCTCTTCGGACTGGGGGGGCAGATGGCTGTGTTGCTGGTAGTTGTGCATCTGAATGTCTTCTACCTTAATGGAGGACTGCTGTCCGGACAGGGGCATTTGGTACAAGCAAGGTGGCTTGACGTCGTAGCCTGTGCTGTAGTTGTCCATAAAGGTACTGAAGCTGGGGAGAGAAGTGGTGGCAGTGATTTCAGTGTTGGTGAGGTCCATGCTAAACTTGACAAACTCTGGAGTTAAGAAATCGGAGCTGTATTCTCCCGAAGAGTGGTAACTGTAGCTCTGAGAAGCGGGGCTGGCTCCTTGAGGCGAGGACCCATATTGCGCCTGAACACAAGGCATGGCTGGAAATGAAACAGGGTGATATACACTCAGCCTGGTCAACTGAACACTTTCTCCCGGGCTCGGGTACACCTGGAGCTACACCGGCAGCTCTCGGCGGTCAGACAGCAAATAGGGGGCGAGAGGAAGGGCGGGAGAGGGCGAATGCTGCTGAGCAATGGTGTAAGGCTTGGAAAGACTGATCAAATAAAGACCCAAAGCTGAAAGCTATTGAGGGTCTACACTCCCGGCTATTTCCAAATGTCTCCCTCCCACTTTTTCACAGCCAATCTTGCTCTGATGAGCCTCTTCTCTGAAGCTCGGGTTCAGCAAGCTCTTTCTAGAAACGACCCTCTAGAAATAAAGTTGAATTGCATAATGAGAAAGGTGTTCTCAAAGGCAATGGGTCTGGCAAGCCTTAAGTTAAGGGTTTGCCAGACAAGATCCCATTGAcctgtttttttaatgtttagggAGCTCAGGAGAGGGAATGAAAGAAATGAAGTTGCACTAACCTTC contains the following coding sequences:
- the NR4A2 gene encoding nuclear receptor subfamily 4 group A member 2, whose amino-acid sequence is MPCVQAQYGSSPQGASPASQSYSYHSSGEYSSDFLTPEFVKFSMDLTNTEITATTSLPSFSTFMDNYSTGYDVKPPCLYQMPLSGQQSSIKVEDIQMHNYQQHSHLPPQSEEMMPHSGSVYYKPSSPPTPTTPGFQVQHSPMWDDPGSLHNFHQNYVATTHMIEQRKTPVSRLSLFSFKQSPPGTPVSSCQMRFDGPLHVPMNPEPAGSHHVVDGQTFAVPNPIRKPTSMGFPGLQIGHASQLLDTQVPSPPSRGSPSNEGLCAVCGDNAACQHYGVRTCEGCKGFFKRTVQKNAKYVCLANKNCPVDKRRRNRCQYCRFQKCLAVGMVKEVVRTDSLKGRRGRLPSKPKSPQEPSPPSPPVSLISALVRAHVDSNPAMTSLDYSRFQANPDYQMSGDDTQHIQQFYDLLTGSMEIIRGWAEKIPGFADLPKADQDLLFESAFLELFVLRLAYRSNPVEGKLIFCNGVVLHRLQCVRGFGEWIDSIVEFSSNLQNMNIDISAFSCIAALAMVTERHGLKEPKRVEELQNKIVNCLKDHVTFNNGGLNRPNYLSKLLGKLPELRTLCTQGLQRIFYLKLEDLVPPPAIIDKLFLDTLPF